The sequence attcagtttttattgttgcgtgcttaagaaaccatgaaaaatatagtcattgttgaatagatttcgtatgtgatgacattgcatatagtttaattgaataataaaaaatatttgatatctatattatttatttcatgatataataataatagttaaatccataatatttaaattaaaaatatttttaaattattttataacctcaatttgaaaaacatttttttaaccaaacacattaaactactttttgttcaaccttaattttaatcacagttttaacccAACATATTTTTCCAAATCaacttcaactaaaagtactttctataaaacaacttttctaaaaccacaaccataatAACAATCGCAATTTTAGACACACCCTAAGTTTACTTGATTGGTATTGCATGTATACATTTTaccttcatttaaaaaatcaaaagagaattTCCTTCATAATTATACCAGAGCTTTGTTTCCAAGTCTTTAaacctttgttttttctattagaaATCTTGAATCAGTACAAATTGAGAACCTTGAGGCCCTTAATTCCGGCGAGCACGCTCTTCTAACACAAACCTCTTGCTGCAAACCTGCACCCTTTGTATAACAAACAAATGTAGTGAGAAGAGGATTTAGAAATTGTACAGTAGGCAGACGATTGAAGAAGACCTTTGGACATTCAAGATATTACGCTTTGGATATTCACTTGGTATAATGATATGAACCTTCATAAGAGCCCTGAACATTCAATTTTCCATGCAAAACGTCTGTCAGTTGACAATCTTGAGCTCAGAGATGGCTTGTTACAATACACATCGTTTAGGTATTCTAGGTATGCTTGCATAACTTTCAAAACAGGCAGATCAAACACaagtattttgtaaaaaatccTCTCTTTCAATCAAACAAAATGGAGAAATCTGCCACCAGTAGGTTTGTAGCTGCGAATTGCGATCCTGTGAAAGAGACCAGTTTATCTACAAAACACTAATTGATAACTATCTCACAAGCGATAAATTTGGACAACAGTTTGGCACCAGATTAGAGTTGGGCATGGCATATTGATGATGTCCTGAAACTCACTCCAGTTCCTTGAGAAAGTCAATGTTATCTACAAAAACctgtcaaagaaaataaaaactgtaAAACGAAACAAACATTACAGATGCAGAGAGTTCCTTAAATTCTTCCTTGTGACACAAAATTTACATTTGAAGATAGGATTTGCAATTCAATATGCAGTTATACACATGATAACAGATGATCTACAAGCAAGTTTCACATCTTCAATTTGTGAAGATCCAAGTCTTGTAATGGTCTTTAATCAATCAAGCCCAAGAACAAACTCTTCAGTTATTAAGATGCCACCCTAGGCTCATCTTGGCCAGTGTTTCAAATATAGTAAGAGAAAGTAAGAAACCAGACTAAAACATCAATGAAATTTGAGTTACCTATAATTCTAGCAGGGATCTGACTATCTAGTCCTATACCATTCAAATCAAGAAAACTTGAGCAGCCCTGCCTTGCACAGGGACATCCTCATTCTCATAAAGAAGTCTCTGCGTAGTAACTCAAGTGATACACCAATAAcattatatatagataaaacTTGTTTAATGTCAACAGTACTTGTGCTGTAATTAAATAGATGAAATAAGCTCATTTACTCTCAACAGATCATGCAGCTGAGTCAAAGATATGACAAAGAAAAGCCAATAAAATCATTCAATGCAAGTACAATCTATTCCAACATACTGCTTTGATAGCAAAAAAATTGTCATCAAGCAGAAACACAAGGCAAGAACTTTTTAAACTCGTACCGTCTTCCAACCATCCGGGTCCAAGCATGCAGTTATCTTGGTGCTGATACCAGGCAATGGTCCAGGTTCTCGGGTAACTTTACCACCAAAGAGTTTAACTGCTTCTGCAGTTTTATAGACATCATCGGTGCCTATTGCAATCTTTTACAatgataaaaaggaaaaatcaaaatcacaaaatgATTCAAGAAAAACCAATTATTTTCATCAAGTACTGTGATAATAAATTCATTATGAAACAGGCACATAAACAACTATAGTATTTTGAGAACACCAAAACACAATTCCAACACGTAAGAAAAATGTCCATACCTGAGCATATGCATTTCCTTTGTCATATTCAGTGACCCCGTAGTTGTATGTCAACTCCAGCACAGCATTTTTATCTTCAGGGCCGTAACCCATCATTGCTATTGTATACTAGTAGTTGAAAAAAGATTATGTCAGTTGGCACAATAAATCAGATGTCAAACAAGGTTGTATagagaatttttaaataaacaagtaTAACTGATCTAGAAATGCAAGACAGCGTACATATTCAAttctaaaaatacataaaaaggaTCAAGTTGTAATGGCAGTTTGTCATGAATATATGAAAGATTTGAAACATAATGCAAAGAAGCAATGCATGCATGAGGATCAAGCAACAAGTAAACCATTAGAAGTTCTTTCTCAAGACCACAATTTGATATGGAAATTGgagataataaaaaagtaatgtAACACCTACTTAACGCAGCCTACTATGGGTTCTGCTACATTGAAAGCTATGAAAATAATCTGATTGTCTCTTAGGGAGTGTTCTTTTGTCATAATGAAATGTTGGTTTTCATCCTATATCCCATCTAACCTTATACAAGGCAGCAAGCCAAACTTCGAGAGCATCCACATAAAGGATAAAAGCTTGAATGAGGCCTCAACAAGATTCCAACCGAAGATTAGTAGTGCCTACCTTTTTTCTGACTGCAATCCAAATCATCCACACTAACTTTATGCAAAACTATATTCTTTTGACATGAGCTACACTCCCACTCAGAATAGCTACAGGACTTTGATCTCATGAATGTTTTATCCTTTTCTGCTCCTTCCCGTGGTACCAGATATATGTACTACATTATCAAAAGAAGGAGGGCTCTTATCCTTTACATATCAATTATTTGATCCAATCATTCATCACAGAACAGGACATCAATCCCAGGAGGGGAGAAAACTGGCATGAGTGGGATGTCACTTATTAAAGAAAAAGCCAGAACCCTAGATGCCAAGATCCACATGCACTCCTAAGTCTTGGCGAGATAAGTTTTGTGACTGGGGCAGACTTCTTTTCTATATGATAGTACCTACCCACTTCTTATACTATTAGAGAACCTCCTCGAAGACACTTTGGCAAAGTTACTGTTCTCTTTGTGTCTTGGGggcaatgaaaaataaaaggtttacaGTTGGAAAGGTACTAAAGTAAATACACCAACTAATCAGGCCTAATTTTAGTAATTCTAAGAAACTAATTTATTACAGAGTATAAACAAGATATGAATATGGTGAACAACATGCATTTAGCAAATGAGGCCAAGTTACCTTGTACTCTGGATTATCTCGTTTGCGAAGAAGCTCCATGCCAAAAgcctatatcataaaaaaagttTCAGACTATCACAATTAGCATGATATAATCAGCAAGCAGATGGTTGCTTGATCAGGCCAGAATAACTCACCTTCTCGTAAAAATTTATAGAACGATCAAGATCACCAACACGAAGCATAACCTGACAGAGTGGCTCAGGTGTGGGTCCCCTTTCCAACAGTTCAAATTTATAACCATCAGGATCTTCAATAAAAGCAATAACTGTACTGCCACCTTTAACAGGACCGGGTTCTCTGGTCACTTTGCCACCCTTGGCCTTTATGAGTTCAACTGTCTTGGCAACCTAATCAAAAGGGAACATGGAACCTAGTTCAAGTTTTTCAGTAACCATCAGAATAGCTGACTGTCGAAGATAGTAAGAAAAAGAATAACTCAAGGACCCGTCATTTTAATCTGACTGCAGTTTTAAgaataatcaaaacaattttaagaaAGAAAGTTTAGCCATAGAAAATTACATCCTCAACTGCAATGCCAAAATGTCCAAATCCAGTTCCAATATCATAGCTGTCAACTCCATAATCTGGCAgcattaaacaattaaaaataaacacccaaaaaaaaaacaaaaaattcggAGACATCAAGTACTGAATTGTTTTAACATAAGGAGTCACATTGTGGCAATTTTAGGAAAGGAAGACATAATAAGCTCACTGTCTCGGAAAGGCAGTGAGTTCACTTACTGTAAGTGAGTTCTATGACGAAGTGAGAATCTTCAGGTCCATATCCGAGAAAGGCATTTGCATATCTCTCCTCCGGTATGTCACGTTTCCTCAGCAGCTTCATCCCCAGACACTCAGTGTAGAACCTGCCGTCAGCACCATGAGATTGTTGCttgctcatcatcatcatcataagcaaaaacaaagaaatgagataaaaaaacaacacatacTTTATAGTCCTGTCCAAATCCCCAACGCGATAAACAACATGTAGCATTCTACGCTTGTCCTTTTTGACCCACTCCAACAGACTAGCAGCTGTGCTTGACTGTGCCATGTTTCCAGCTGTAATGCTTCTACTCTCTCCTCTCCAAATCTTAGAAGAAGTTCTCAAACCGAAGAAATGCGATTGAGGAACAGCTGCATCACCATCACAtatcaacaacaaataaaagcCCCTAGCTTTCAATAAGATTGCCACTAGAGAATCTCCAGAAATGTAAAGATGAATTatcaattacaacaaaaaaaaaaaaagcaaattcaaCGAATAGTAAGAAACAGATGGGAAGAAAAGAAGAGTATGGTTACCACTGGCAAGATAAGGGAATCTGCGAGAAGAAGGATTAAGAGAAACAAGAGAAGCAGCACAGGTATTAGTAGTATTACAAAGCCTGAACAAAGAAGACGCTGAGGATGGTCTAATTGTGGAGGAAGCCATGGGAGTTATCCTCGCcgttaaattaatttcttaattttctatttaaataacaaatatatataagatatatcccttttcttcttctaatatCTAGGATATATATCTGCCTTCTTCTGTGCTGGAAGAAACAGGGAGGAGAGGTTTGTGATAATCAGCGAATAGGAGAAGAGAATaaagttaagattttttttttttttttttttttgtgctaagCCGAGGAGTGAAGCGAGCTCAGTCGAGGTTTCTTTACGACGATTCGGATCGAGGGGGGGCAGGGGCACTGTCTCTTGTGCTGTGCTGTCGGTAGATGGAATGGGCGTCGATGGTCACGAGCCCACTCCCTGCTTCACGAGCCCactatcatttaaaaaataaaacaattagagAAAATTACCTCTGTAATTGTCTATTAAATTATATCAGCATAGAGCATTTCCCTTCTCCCCGTCTCCGTGTTGTGATTTCTGACCAGCACAAGAGGTCAGTTTAAGGttgttaaaattacaatttaactcataaaattatatgtttttataagtTAATATAGATTTTATGTGCTAAATTGTTtatcgaaaataaataaaatcaaatcaaaattaagtaaaatcattaaaatcataaacatgtCTAAACCCTAAATCCATCCACTTTATCTACACTAATCAAGGGCTACTTAGAAGACTTGTTTCTCAATTTACCTATATCCTAAAACCCACCTCAAATTCTCAAGATCCTTcaataaatcaatttgaaaatgtGGGATTCCACCGATCAATGTAAACAAGAACGATGAAATATGAATTCATGCCATGAATCAATTtgagtatatatttttgttgttcaatATTGTTTGTCAAAGAAAAAGATGGTCCAAAAAAAACGAGTGGGCAAAACGGTATGTCATTAGAAGTCTaattgttataatatatattaagggaggtcattttatcatatttaaaattttattttgatttaggtTACAAGGTATAATtcttctaaactaaataaacaaatataatttcaacaaaatataaGATATCAGGGATGATTTTCAAATTCTCTAGAATCCGATTTACtcttattttttacatgtttaaaaagcaaaattattttcataaaattccTTTTTTCAAGATGAACTCATAAACACTAAGATcggtttttttactttttagttgtgtaattttttatataattctttcaaattaattatttctttatttgtgCATGCAgctacataaaaattataaaagatataaaaaaattttttttaaaacttgatttttaaatcataataatgttttattcaacaaatcttgctattaattaaaaatgtatgttttataaaaaaaaaatacataaacaagGAAATGAAGTTTTAAGTAAAGAGAATTTTGgcaaaaaatcataagaaaagaCTGTTGACCGATACAACGGTGTCTcaaaaatttctcaaaagaaaaatctttttcatatcaaaaacgtgttttttcttattttatcgtgaaaataaattgaactcTCTCTGTGGtttacattttataatttataagttgACAACTTTTACATCCTCTCTCATAACcgccctaaaaaaaattaataaaaagtatttatcgTTGTGTTatatttaatgattaaaaagctatatcaataataatattataattttatcatcaaactaataattactattttgtgattaaattaatattataattttatcatgaaacttaaaagaagaagctaaaacCCTTACAGAGATATTTCATCGAACATtttatttacaatataaaattaactcTAATTTAACGACTGTCGCTCattttcatcaacataaatgccatgaaattaaagaatgtttttatgccattaattaaaatataactaaaatagATCAGTGTTTtattgtggactgcactgtgcagtccacagtaaaacactgatcacAGCAGTATTCCcggtctttctttttcttttcttttttagctttttttttttcttcattttttctttgtttttttttatatggatatttttttaaatttgtttttgttaatgttaaatttttttgtatttcaaacttttataacacgtattccggatttaacgggttaactcaaaattttttttttatggttttttttaattaatttttttgtttaattaattatgggttaacccaattaatttagatttttttttactttttgcttttctttttcttcattttttattagtttttttttaatggatatttttttaaaaaaaaattttgttaatgttaaatttttttctatctcaaacttttataacacgcatttcaagtttaacgggttaacttaaattttttttttctggtttttctttttaattaatttttttattttca is a genomic window of Populus alba chromosome 18, ASM523922v2, whole genome shotgun sequence containing:
- the LOC118051635 gene encoding probable lactoylglutathione lyase, chloroplastic, with amino-acid sequence MASSTIRPSSASSLFRLCNTTNTCAASLVSLNPSSRRFPYLASAVPQSHFFGLRTSSKIWRGESRSITAGNMAQSSTAASLLEWVKKDKRRMLHVVYRVGDLDRTIKFYTECLGMKLLRKRDIPEERYANAFLGYGPEDSHFVIELTYNYGVDSYDIGTGFGHFGIAVEDVAKTVELIKAKGGKVTREPGPVKGGSTVIAFIEDPDGYKFELLERGPTPEPLCQVMLRVGDLDRSINFYEKAFGMELLRKRDNPEYKYTIAMMGYGPEDKNAVLELTYNYGVTEYDKGNAYAQIAIGTDDVYKTAEAVKLFGGKVTREPGPLPGISTKITACLDPDGWKTVFVDNIDFLKELE